The following proteins come from a genomic window of Acanthopagrus latus isolate v.2019 chromosome 5, fAcaLat1.1, whole genome shotgun sequence:
- the LOC119019663 gene encoding transforming acidic coiled-coil-containing protein 1-like isoform X1 yields MSWLSPVQWAKWTWSAVTGGAGEEGQPGSHDDREDNSDSEGTFETPEAESPGVVKLLGQLDNSNHTVLPDITNHFLDKNLNQNVGQVTSQEVDSLNNLTGSSPNDSRFGLDQNLNLTLSNKPSPGPLPESQPLRPPSLSVVSPLNKPDPSEVDDQAPLTSDSSPDSNLIPGHDIGVHPDLLNGNMNSDAVLSNTKLTCETSSTILTNSCKVKQNQPLQEDFIGKDDHHGGHATDEEKLASSVGVKPDKDESSPDCHVTPKPEDSDCCSMQYEEPCKLKSGGSEMQKTGSQVLDSICISEAEKEAVLTLIREEIITKEVEANDWKKKCEISRQEVTEMRKIVAEYEKTIAQMIEDEQRNKQTSQKALHDVTMEKEAALADLNSVERSLSDVFRRYETMKNTLEGFKKNEEVLKKCAQEYLARVKQEEQRYQTLKLHAEEKLDKANEEIAQVRTKASSENMALTASLRKEQMKNESLEQALQQKNQEIEELTKICDELIAKMGKID; encoded by the exons ATGTCCTGGTTGTCTCCGGTCCAGTGGGCCAAATGGACATGGTCAGCGGTGACTGGGGGTGCCGGTGAAGAAGGGCAGCCCGGATCTCATGATGACAGAGAGGACAA ttcAGACTCGGAGGGAACCTTTGAGACTCCGGAGGCAGAGTCTCCAGGTGTTGTGAAGCTACTGGGCCAACTGGACAACTCCAACCACACAG TTCTTCCTGATATTACAAACCACTTTTTGGATAAGAACTTGAACCAGAATGTGGGCCAAGTTACTTCCCAGGAGGTTGATTCCCTGAACAACCTCACCGGCTCTTCACCTAATGACAGCCGCTTTGGTTTGGACCAGAACCTCAACCTGACCCTCAGCAACAAACCCAGTCCCGGCCCTCTCCCCGAGTCTCAACCCCTCCGGCCTCCATCACTGTCCGTCGTCTCCCCGCTGAACAAACCCGACCCTTCGGAGGTGGACGACCAGGCTCCATTGACCTCCGACTCCAGCCCGGACTCAAACTTGATCCCCGGCCACGACATCGGCGTGCACCCTGATTTGCTTAATGGCAACATGAACTCTGACGCTGTGCTGTCGAACACAAAACTAACCTGTGAGACCAGCAGCACAATTCTCAC GAACTCCTGTAAAGTGAAGCAGAACCAGCCGTTGCAAGAGGACTTCATCGGAAAG GACGACCATCATGGAGGCCACGCCACGGACGAGGAGAAGCTGGCGAGCAGCGTGGGTGTCAAACCAGACAAGGATGAAAGCA gtccagactgcCATGTGACACCGAAACCTGAGGACTCAGACTGCTGCTCTATG CAGTACGAGGAACCATGTAAGCTGAAGTCGGGGGGAAGTGAAATgcagaaaacaggaagtcaggtgCTGGATTCCATCTGCATCAgcgaggcagagaaagaggccGTGCTCACCCTGATTAGAGAGGAG ATCATCACTAAAGAGGTGGAAGCAAACGACTGGAAGAAGAAGTGTGAGATCAGCAGACAAGAAGTCACTGAGATGAG GAAGATTGTTGCAGAATATGAGAAGACAATCGCTCAGATGATCG agGACGAGCAGCGCAACAAACAGACTTCCCAGAAGGCTTTGCACGACGTGACGATGGAGAAGGAAGCTGCCTTGGCTGACCTGAACTCCGTGGagcgctctctctctgatgtgtttcGTCGTTATGAAACAATGAAGAACACTCTGGAGGGCTTTAAGAAA AATGAGGAGGTGCTGAAGAAGTGTGCTCAGGAGTATCTGGCCAGAGTcaaacaggaggagcagaggtaCCAGACGCTGAAGCTCCACGCTGAGGAGAAACTAGACAA GGCCAATGAGGAGATCGCTCAGGTGCGTACAAAGGCGAGCTCAGAGAACATGGCGCTGACCGCCAGCCTGAGGAAGGAGCAGATGAAGAATGAGTCTCTGGAACAAGCTCTGCAGCAGAAG AATCAAGAGATCGAGGAACTCACCAAGATCTGTGATGAGCTGATTGCCAAAATGGGCAAAATAGACTGA
- the si:ch211-204d2.4 gene encoding pleckstrin homology domain-containing family A member 2 has protein sequence MPYVDRLNRVCGFLDIEEKENSCRFQRRYFILDTQGNSLLWYMDNPQNLQSGASFVGSLKLTYISKVSEATVKQKPKTEFCFVINAVSRRYFLQANDATDMSEWVAALNKASKITVPKPGPAHPRSDVTAVINDTQRGKRQQAYKAEIIGGVVVHTPIQNEGEDTDGRERKGSRPGALRCGYCVKQGNVRKSWKRRFFTLDDNAVSYYKSETDKEPLRAIPLRDIQKVHECLVKSGDLLLRDNLFEIITGSRTFYIQTDSPEEMQGWIRDIELKIQDFRGPPKGFSFRRASSYYKSHNSSLGSRGQQGDERRPQLVKSCSVAPGWQPWMPVPSCEPSILDAEDEDSAFSSVPTLPSLSSSSTSSSTSSSSNSLSTPAPCPTVPPATSSSGLGIVTATGDVACGRRRHRSQPQPHTGFPFSLDDDGIRTTDV, from the exons ATGCCGTACGTGGACCGGCTGAACCGTGTATGCGGCTTCCTGGACATCGAGGAGAAGGAGAACAGCTGCCGCTTCCAGAGGCGATACTTCATCCTCGACACGCAGGGAAATTCTCTGCTGTGGTATATGGACAACCCTCag AACCTGCAGAGTGGAGCCAGTTTTGTTGGCAGCCTGAAACTAACCTACATCTCCAAG gtGAGTGAAGCGACAGTGAAGCAAAAGCCGAAGACAGAGTTCTGCTTCG TCATCAATGCCGTCTCTCGGCGGTACTTCCTCCAAGCCAACGATGCGACTGACATGAGCGAGTGGGTGGCTGCTCTCAACAAGGCCAGCAAGATCACT GTTCCCAAACCCGGCCCGGCACATCCGCGGTCCGACGTGACCGCAGTAATCAACGACACTCAGAGAGGGAAGAGGCAGCAGGCCTACAAGGCGGAGATCATCGGTGGCGTGGTCGTGCACACTCCCATCCAG aATGAGGGTGAAGACACAGAcggcagagagaggaagggcaGCAGGCCGGGCGCGCTGAGGTGTGGTTACTGTGTCAAACAGGGAAATGTG aggaagagctggaagaggaggtTTTTCACCCTGGATGACAACGCAGTCAGTTACTACAAGTCTGAGACG gaTAAGGAGCCTCTCCGAGCTATTCCACTAAGGGACATTCAGAAGGTCCACGAGTGTCTCGTCAAGTCGGG GGATCTCCTGCTGAGAGACAACCTGTTTGAGATCATCACCGGCTCCCGGACCTTCTACATTCAG acagactcTCCAGAGGAGATGCAAGGTTGGATCAGGGACATCGAGCTGAAGATCCAGGACTTCAGAGGTCCTCCGAAG GGTTTCTCATTCAGACGTGCGTCCTCGTACTATAAAAGTCACAATTCCTCTCTGGGGTCTCGAGGTCAGCAGGGCGACGAGCGCAGACCTCAGCTGGTCAAGTCCTGCTCCGTGGCCCCCGGCTGGCAGCCCTGGATGCCCGTCCCGTCGTGCGAGCCCTCCATCCTGGACGCGGAGGATGAAGACAGCGCCTTCAGCTCCGTGCCCACcctgccctccctctcctcctcctccacctcctcctccacctcatcctcctccaactccCTCTCCACCCCGGCCCCTTGCCCCACCGTGCCTCCAGCGACTTCCAGCAGCGGACTGGGGATTGTTACAGCCACAGGCGACGTGGCCTGCGGGCGCCGGAGGCACCGCTCACAGCCTCAGCCGCACACCGGCTTCCCCTTCAGCCTGGATGACGACGGCATCCGGACCACTGACGTCTAG
- the LOC119019663 gene encoding transforming acidic coiled-coil-containing protein 1-like isoform X4 has product MGGSLSQNRKGSVSSPRKKSSISDSEGTFETPEAESPGVVKLLGQLDNSNHTVLPDITNHFLDKNLNQNVGQVTSQEVDSLNNLTGSSPNDSRFGLDQNLNLTLSNKPSPGPLPESQPLRPPSLSVVSPLNKPDPSEVDDQAPLTSDSSPDSNLIPGHDIGVHPDLLNGNMNSDAVLSNTKLTCETSSTILTNSCKVKQNQPLQEDFIGKDDHHGGHATDEEKLASSVGVKPDKDESSPDCHVTPKPEDSDCCSMQYEEPCKLKSGGSEMQKTGSQVLDSICISEAEKEAVLTLIREEIITKEVEANDWKKKCEISRQEVTEMRKIVAEYEKTIAQMIEDEQRNKQTSQKALHDVTMEKEAALADLNSVERSLSDVFRRYETMKNTLEGFKKNEEVLKKCAQEYLARVKQEEQRYQTLKLHAEEKLDKANEEIAQVRTKASSENMALTASLRKEQMKNESLEQALQQKNQEIEELTKICDELIAKMGKID; this is encoded by the exons ttcAGACTCGGAGGGAACCTTTGAGACTCCGGAGGCAGAGTCTCCAGGTGTTGTGAAGCTACTGGGCCAACTGGACAACTCCAACCACACAG TTCTTCCTGATATTACAAACCACTTTTTGGATAAGAACTTGAACCAGAATGTGGGCCAAGTTACTTCCCAGGAGGTTGATTCCCTGAACAACCTCACCGGCTCTTCACCTAATGACAGCCGCTTTGGTTTGGACCAGAACCTCAACCTGACCCTCAGCAACAAACCCAGTCCCGGCCCTCTCCCCGAGTCTCAACCCCTCCGGCCTCCATCACTGTCCGTCGTCTCCCCGCTGAACAAACCCGACCCTTCGGAGGTGGACGACCAGGCTCCATTGACCTCCGACTCCAGCCCGGACTCAAACTTGATCCCCGGCCACGACATCGGCGTGCACCCTGATTTGCTTAATGGCAACATGAACTCTGACGCTGTGCTGTCGAACACAAAACTAACCTGTGAGACCAGCAGCACAATTCTCAC GAACTCCTGTAAAGTGAAGCAGAACCAGCCGTTGCAAGAGGACTTCATCGGAAAG GACGACCATCATGGAGGCCACGCCACGGACGAGGAGAAGCTGGCGAGCAGCGTGGGTGTCAAACCAGACAAGGATGAAAGCA gtccagactgcCATGTGACACCGAAACCTGAGGACTCAGACTGCTGCTCTATG CAGTACGAGGAACCATGTAAGCTGAAGTCGGGGGGAAGTGAAATgcagaaaacaggaagtcaggtgCTGGATTCCATCTGCATCAgcgaggcagagaaagaggccGTGCTCACCCTGATTAGAGAGGAG ATCATCACTAAAGAGGTGGAAGCAAACGACTGGAAGAAGAAGTGTGAGATCAGCAGACAAGAAGTCACTGAGATGAG GAAGATTGTTGCAGAATATGAGAAGACAATCGCTCAGATGATCG agGACGAGCAGCGCAACAAACAGACTTCCCAGAAGGCTTTGCACGACGTGACGATGGAGAAGGAAGCTGCCTTGGCTGACCTGAACTCCGTGGagcgctctctctctgatgtgtttcGTCGTTATGAAACAATGAAGAACACTCTGGAGGGCTTTAAGAAA AATGAGGAGGTGCTGAAGAAGTGTGCTCAGGAGTATCTGGCCAGAGTcaaacaggaggagcagaggtaCCAGACGCTGAAGCTCCACGCTGAGGAGAAACTAGACAA GGCCAATGAGGAGATCGCTCAGGTGCGTACAAAGGCGAGCTCAGAGAACATGGCGCTGACCGCCAGCCTGAGGAAGGAGCAGATGAAGAATGAGTCTCTGGAACAAGCTCTGCAGCAGAAG AATCAAGAGATCGAGGAACTCACCAAGATCTGTGATGAGCTGATTGCCAAAATGGGCAAAATAGACTGA
- the LOC119019663 gene encoding transforming acidic coiled-coil-containing protein 1-like isoform X2 produces MSWLSPVQWAKWTWSAVTGGAGEEGQPGSHDDREDNSDSEGTFETPEAESPGVVKLLGQLDNSNHTVLPDITNHFLDKNLNQNVGQVTSQEVDSLNNLTGSSPNDSRFGLDQNLNLTLSNKPSPGPLPESQPLRPPSLSVVSPLNKPDPSEVDDQAPLTSDSSPDSNLIPGHDIGVHPDLLNGNMNSDAVLSNTKLTCETSSTILTNSCKVKQNQPLQEDFIGKDDHHGGHATDEEKLASSVGVKPDKDESSPDCHVTPKPEDSDCCSMYEEPCKLKSGGSEMQKTGSQVLDSICISEAEKEAVLTLIREEIITKEVEANDWKKKCEISRQEVTEMRKIVAEYEKTIAQMIEDEQRNKQTSQKALHDVTMEKEAALADLNSVERSLSDVFRRYETMKNTLEGFKKNEEVLKKCAQEYLARVKQEEQRYQTLKLHAEEKLDKANEEIAQVRTKASSENMALTASLRKEQMKNESLEQALQQKNQEIEELTKICDELIAKMGKID; encoded by the exons ATGTCCTGGTTGTCTCCGGTCCAGTGGGCCAAATGGACATGGTCAGCGGTGACTGGGGGTGCCGGTGAAGAAGGGCAGCCCGGATCTCATGATGACAGAGAGGACAA ttcAGACTCGGAGGGAACCTTTGAGACTCCGGAGGCAGAGTCTCCAGGTGTTGTGAAGCTACTGGGCCAACTGGACAACTCCAACCACACAG TTCTTCCTGATATTACAAACCACTTTTTGGATAAGAACTTGAACCAGAATGTGGGCCAAGTTACTTCCCAGGAGGTTGATTCCCTGAACAACCTCACCGGCTCTTCACCTAATGACAGCCGCTTTGGTTTGGACCAGAACCTCAACCTGACCCTCAGCAACAAACCCAGTCCCGGCCCTCTCCCCGAGTCTCAACCCCTCCGGCCTCCATCACTGTCCGTCGTCTCCCCGCTGAACAAACCCGACCCTTCGGAGGTGGACGACCAGGCTCCATTGACCTCCGACTCCAGCCCGGACTCAAACTTGATCCCCGGCCACGACATCGGCGTGCACCCTGATTTGCTTAATGGCAACATGAACTCTGACGCTGTGCTGTCGAACACAAAACTAACCTGTGAGACCAGCAGCACAATTCTCAC GAACTCCTGTAAAGTGAAGCAGAACCAGCCGTTGCAAGAGGACTTCATCGGAAAG GACGACCATCATGGAGGCCACGCCACGGACGAGGAGAAGCTGGCGAGCAGCGTGGGTGTCAAACCAGACAAGGATGAAAGCA gtccagactgcCATGTGACACCGAAACCTGAGGACTCAGACTGCTGCTCTATG TACGAGGAACCATGTAAGCTGAAGTCGGGGGGAAGTGAAATgcagaaaacaggaagtcaggtgCTGGATTCCATCTGCATCAgcgaggcagagaaagaggccGTGCTCACCCTGATTAGAGAGGAG ATCATCACTAAAGAGGTGGAAGCAAACGACTGGAAGAAGAAGTGTGAGATCAGCAGACAAGAAGTCACTGAGATGAG GAAGATTGTTGCAGAATATGAGAAGACAATCGCTCAGATGATCG agGACGAGCAGCGCAACAAACAGACTTCCCAGAAGGCTTTGCACGACGTGACGATGGAGAAGGAAGCTGCCTTGGCTGACCTGAACTCCGTGGagcgctctctctctgatgtgtttcGTCGTTATGAAACAATGAAGAACACTCTGGAGGGCTTTAAGAAA AATGAGGAGGTGCTGAAGAAGTGTGCTCAGGAGTATCTGGCCAGAGTcaaacaggaggagcagaggtaCCAGACGCTGAAGCTCCACGCTGAGGAGAAACTAGACAA GGCCAATGAGGAGATCGCTCAGGTGCGTACAAAGGCGAGCTCAGAGAACATGGCGCTGACCGCCAGCCTGAGGAAGGAGCAGATGAAGAATGAGTCTCTGGAACAAGCTCTGCAGCAGAAG AATCAAGAGATCGAGGAACTCACCAAGATCTGTGATGAGCTGATTGCCAAAATGGGCAAAATAGACTGA
- the LOC119019663 gene encoding transforming acidic coiled-coil-containing protein 1-like isoform X3, with translation MRSYVERAASVVAVELIRKLWKTTSSDSEGTFETPEAESPGVVKLLGQLDNSNHTVLPDITNHFLDKNLNQNVGQVTSQEVDSLNNLTGSSPNDSRFGLDQNLNLTLSNKPSPGPLPESQPLRPPSLSVVSPLNKPDPSEVDDQAPLTSDSSPDSNLIPGHDIGVHPDLLNGNMNSDAVLSNTKLTCETSSTILTNSCKVKQNQPLQEDFIGKDDHHGGHATDEEKLASSVGVKPDKDESSPDCHVTPKPEDSDCCSMQYEEPCKLKSGGSEMQKTGSQVLDSICISEAEKEAVLTLIREEIITKEVEANDWKKKCEISRQEVTEMRKIVAEYEKTIAQMIEDEQRNKQTSQKALHDVTMEKEAALADLNSVERSLSDVFRRYETMKNTLEGFKKNEEVLKKCAQEYLARVKQEEQRYQTLKLHAEEKLDKANEEIAQVRTKASSENMALTASLRKEQMKNESLEQALQQKNQEIEELTKICDELIAKMGKID, from the exons ttcAGACTCGGAGGGAACCTTTGAGACTCCGGAGGCAGAGTCTCCAGGTGTTGTGAAGCTACTGGGCCAACTGGACAACTCCAACCACACAG TTCTTCCTGATATTACAAACCACTTTTTGGATAAGAACTTGAACCAGAATGTGGGCCAAGTTACTTCCCAGGAGGTTGATTCCCTGAACAACCTCACCGGCTCTTCACCTAATGACAGCCGCTTTGGTTTGGACCAGAACCTCAACCTGACCCTCAGCAACAAACCCAGTCCCGGCCCTCTCCCCGAGTCTCAACCCCTCCGGCCTCCATCACTGTCCGTCGTCTCCCCGCTGAACAAACCCGACCCTTCGGAGGTGGACGACCAGGCTCCATTGACCTCCGACTCCAGCCCGGACTCAAACTTGATCCCCGGCCACGACATCGGCGTGCACCCTGATTTGCTTAATGGCAACATGAACTCTGACGCTGTGCTGTCGAACACAAAACTAACCTGTGAGACCAGCAGCACAATTCTCAC GAACTCCTGTAAAGTGAAGCAGAACCAGCCGTTGCAAGAGGACTTCATCGGAAAG GACGACCATCATGGAGGCCACGCCACGGACGAGGAGAAGCTGGCGAGCAGCGTGGGTGTCAAACCAGACAAGGATGAAAGCA gtccagactgcCATGTGACACCGAAACCTGAGGACTCAGACTGCTGCTCTATG CAGTACGAGGAACCATGTAAGCTGAAGTCGGGGGGAAGTGAAATgcagaaaacaggaagtcaggtgCTGGATTCCATCTGCATCAgcgaggcagagaaagaggccGTGCTCACCCTGATTAGAGAGGAG ATCATCACTAAAGAGGTGGAAGCAAACGACTGGAAGAAGAAGTGTGAGATCAGCAGACAAGAAGTCACTGAGATGAG GAAGATTGTTGCAGAATATGAGAAGACAATCGCTCAGATGATCG agGACGAGCAGCGCAACAAACAGACTTCCCAGAAGGCTTTGCACGACGTGACGATGGAGAAGGAAGCTGCCTTGGCTGACCTGAACTCCGTGGagcgctctctctctgatgtgtttcGTCGTTATGAAACAATGAAGAACACTCTGGAGGGCTTTAAGAAA AATGAGGAGGTGCTGAAGAAGTGTGCTCAGGAGTATCTGGCCAGAGTcaaacaggaggagcagaggtaCCAGACGCTGAAGCTCCACGCTGAGGAGAAACTAGACAA GGCCAATGAGGAGATCGCTCAGGTGCGTACAAAGGCGAGCTCAGAGAACATGGCGCTGACCGCCAGCCTGAGGAAGGAGCAGATGAAGAATGAGTCTCTGGAACAAGCTCTGCAGCAGAAG AATCAAGAGATCGAGGAACTCACCAAGATCTGTGATGAGCTGATTGCCAAAATGGGCAAAATAGACTGA